In one Rhopalosiphum padi isolate XX-2018 chromosome 3, ASM2088224v1, whole genome shotgun sequence genomic region, the following are encoded:
- the LOC132925561 gene encoding 52 kDa repressor of the inhibitor of the protein kinase-like, producing the protein MSGKYKGVQAIVRAEYPKAIYVHCAAHTLNLAVSNASNIQPIRNCLGIIEKLYDFFNTPKRNNMLLNCIENVNETPNAKSLKRLCATRWIQRYDAVSDFVELFPYVIDALYNISNWHDSSATDASLLSKSIDSEFIISLQVVKLLFSYGLPLCKQLQKIKIDLKEAVELSNDTVKHLESIRANAEKEFHKLFVQAETMALVIDLVLDVKRITKRQKNRGNPCTDNARNLDIEEYYRITIFIPYLELFINELTERFLSHKSIFNGFECLFSKHELTTKEENEFTELIKFYSPMIQRCEKIPNTGLEALDICNKDIYPNIYVLLKVLCTLPVTTSSPERMFSTLKRVKTYLRNTMSENLLNGLAMLAIHKNITIDPEEVINELALKPRRVDLLL; encoded by the exons ATGAGTGGAAAATACAAGGGAGTCCAAGCAATAGTTAGAGCAGAATATCCTAAAGCCATTTATGTTCATTGCGCTGCTCACACTTTAAATTTAGCAGTTTCAAATGCATCAAATATTCAACCAATTAGAAATTGCCTTGGTATTATTGAGAAACTTTACGACTTTTTCAATACTCCAAAACGCAACAATAtgcttttaaattgtattgaaaatgtaaatgaaACACCAAATGCAAAATCATTAAAGAGACTATGTGCTACACGTTGGATTCAAAGATATGATGCAGTTAGTGATTTTGTGGAGCTATTTCCATATGTTATCGatgctttatataatatttcaaattggcATGACTCTTCAGCAACAGATGCCTCATTACTATCTAAATCAATTGACTCGGAATTTATTATATCACTTCAAGTTGTAAaa TTGTTGTTTTCTTATGGCTTACCTTTGTGTAagcaattacaaaaaataaaaattgatttgaaaGAAGCTGTCGAACTTTCTAATGATACTGTTAAACATTTAGAATCAATTAGAGCTAATGCAGAAAAAGAGTTCCACAAACTATTTGTACAGGCAGAA actATGGCTTTGGTAATTGATCTTGTGTTGGATGTAAAAAGAATCACCAAAAGACAAAAAAATAGAGGAAACCCATGTACAGATAATGCAAGAAATTTAGATATTGAAGAATACTAtcgaattacaatttttattcctTACCTAGAACTTTTTATAAACGAGTTGACCGAACGATTCTTATCtcataaatctatttttaatg GATTTGAATGCTTATTTTCTAAACATGAGCTTACTACTAaagaagaaaatgaatttactgaattaattaaattttattctccTATG ATACAACGATGtgaaaaaataccaaataccGGACTTGAAGCACTGGATATTTGTAACAAAGACATATATCCCAATATTTATGTTCTCCTAAAAGTGCTATGCACTTTACCGGTAACAACATCTTCACCTGAACGTATGTTTTCTACTCTGAAAAGAGTGAAAACATATTTAAGAAACACAATGTCTGag AATCTATTAAATGGCCTCGCTATGTTGgccattcataaaaatataacaattgacCCGGAAGAAGTGATTAACGAATTAGCATTAAAGCCACGTAGAGTGGATCTCTTATTGTGA
- the LOC132925562 gene encoding protein FAM200A-like, translated as MTTIVKISDKSQEASYVVAELVAKTMKPHTIGEQLILPACREIVKIFFGIEAEQEILKIPLSDNTISRRINDMSEDIEQQVLNKLRDSRMFALQVDESTDISGKAQLLVFVRMVVDDDIIENFFCCKTLSETTRGEDVFKVLDDHLLSVNLSWDNCIGICTDGAPSMTGSIKGFISLVKKKNSKIIFTHCFLHREALVAKS; from the coding sequence atgACAACAATTGTAAAAATTTCTGATAAATCTCAAGAAGCGAGCTATGTAGTAGCAGAGCTTGTGGCTAAAACAATGAAACCACATACAATAGGTGAACAGTTAATTTTACCCGCTTGCCgtgaaattgtaaaaatattttttggaatagaAGCTGAAcaagaaatattgaaaattccTTTATCtgataatacaataagtagGCGCATAAACGACATGTCCGAAGATATTGAGCAGCAAGTATTAAATAAGTTACGCGATTCTCGTATGTTTGCGCTGCAAGTAGATGAATCTACAGATATAAGTGGAAAAGCACAGCTTTTAGTTTTTGTACGCATGGTAGttgatgatgatattattgaaaactttttttgttgtaaaacaTTGTCCGAAACAACGAGAGGTGAAgatgtttttaaagttttggACGATCATTTATTATCAGTAAATTTATCATGGGACAATTGCATTGGAATATGCACTGATGGTGCACCTTCAATGACTGGCTCAATTAAAGGTTTCATTTCtttagtcaaaaaaaaaaattcaaaaattatttttacccatTGCTTCCTTCATAGAGAGGCCCTAGTGGCAAAATCCTAA
- the LOC132927917 gene encoding zinc finger MYM-type protein 1-like codes for MNNKVFNIFNINKKKNDECVVPVVVKETSIVEAEEPVIAQKIQPNSPNDLGDIHTGPYRPILQVYPKTKHGTQNRSFSASWYDHFPWIEYSIESNAIYCYVCRIFGNETSEDTFVKIGFNNWKKLSGSKGKGSKSKLQLHGSSNHHLVCSAKWFALKQTKKSGSVHTSLETANREQISINREYLKILIDIVLYLSRQGLAFRGHDEKELSTNQGNFLETCKLIAKHNTDFFKKYETPINYTSWAIQNQIVQLCADNVISTISTDIKKCGFFSIMCDEARSFKEEQMALCVRYTNHFQIFERFLGFINVSENQNSESLTSAIVCFLKKYNLIDVPIIAQSYDGASVMSGKHGGVQKKIQEKYPYAIYTHCMAHRTNLVVIDMCMSVNEAKSLFNTLEAVYVHFAMPTTNYKFLEIKNKLKIKNKSITRINDTRWSCRYHNCKVIMENYPALIEVLNEEIEDNNDRDVAQAKGILSLLQEPGFVVHLFVLYEILLVVNILSNRLQEKTATLGQAAQIIHSVIQSLKDYRNDDKFLVIWNQINEFAKKHQVSIEKPTIGLGSKRRRVESTRLSNFYVTSTTSAQQEVSAQVTNEAFWRIKYYAVLDSVIENLIRRFSDQSLELAQSVDNFFLLDFKESKLFINHYKDLFQIDTDTLMAEMTVAKNAFQTVYQDQVLGDPEQMKSIINEATFPNLYKLLGVAYTLPISSATCERSFSAMRRVKTWLRSTMIQERFSNLSIIHIERDISNNINSEDILNDFSSANNRKIPLIY; via the exons ATgaacaataaagtttttaatattttcaatattaataaaaaaaaaaatgatgaatgCGTAGTGCCCGTAGTGGTCAAAGAAACTTCCATAGTAGAAGCTGAAGAGCCCGTAATAGCACAGAAAATACAGCCGAATAGCCCTAATGATTTAGGTGATATTCACACCGGGCCATACCGACCAATATTACAG gtGTATCCAAAAACCAAACATGGAACTCAAAACAGAAGTTTTAGTGCTTCATGGTATGATCACTTTCCATGGATTGAGTACAGTATCGAGAGTAATGCAATTTATTGTTATGTGTGCCGTATATTTGGTAATGAGACTTCAGAGGATACATTTGTCAAAATAGGATTCAACAATTGGAAAAAG ctTAGTGGCTCTAAAGGGAAaggatcaaaatcaaaattacaacTTCATGGCAGTTCTAATCACCATTTGGTATGTTCAGCAAAATGGTTTGCtcttaaacaaacaaaaaagtcAGGTTCTGTTCACACTAGCTTAGAAACTGCAAACCGAGAACAAATTTCTATAAACCgtgaatatttgaaaatattaatagatattgtattatatttatctagacAAGGTCTAGCTTTCCGCGGTCATGATGAAAAAGAACTGTCTACTAATcaag gTAATTTTTTAGAAACATGTAAATTAATAGCTAAACATAACACAgactttttcaaaaaatatgaaacacctattaattatacaagttgggcaattcaaaatcaaattgtTCAACTATGCGCAGATAATGTAATTTCAACTATAAGCACTGATATAAAGAAAtgtggttttttttctataatgtgTGATGAAGCCAG aAGTTTTAAAGAAGAACAAATGGCATTGTGCGTTCGATATACCAATCATTTTCAAATCTTTGAACGTTTTTTGGGTTTCATCAATGTTtctgaaaatcaaaattcagaATCGTTGACATCAGCAATTGTTTGTTTtctcaaaaaatataacttaattgaTGTTCCCATAATTGCTCAATCATATGACGGAGCAAGTGTTATGTCTGGGAAACATGGTggtgttcaaaaaaaaattcaagaaaagtATCCATATGCAATCTATACACATTGTATGGCACACAGAACAAATTTAGTTGTAATAGATATGTGCATGTCAGTTAat gAAGCTAAAAGTCTATTTAATACTTTAGAGGCAGTATATGTACATTTTGCTATGCCTACTACCAACTATAAATttctagaaattaaaaataaactcaagATTAAGAACAAAAGTATAACTCGAATAAATGACACACGTTGGTCTTGTCGTTATCATAATTGTAAAgtaattatggaaaattatccTGCTCTAATTGAAGTTCTTAATGAAGAAATTGAAGATAACAATGATAGAGATGTGGCACAAGCTAAAG gaattttatCATTACTTCAGGAACCAGGATTTGTGGTTCATCTATTTGTTTTGTATGAAATTTTACTTGTAGTAAACATTCTGAGTAATAGATTACAAGAAAAAACCGCCACTCTAGGACAAGCAGCTCAAATAATTCATTCTGTAATACAAAGTCTAAAAGATTATCGAAATGATGATAAATTTTTGGTTATTTGGAATCAAATAAATGAATTTGCCAAAAAGCATCAAGTTTCGATTGAGAAACCTACAATTG GTCTTGGGTCGAAAAGAAGAAGAGTTGAAAGTACACGTTTGTCAAATTTTTATGTAACTTCTACAACTAGTGCTCAACAAGAAGTTTCTGCTCAAGTAACAAATGAAGCATTTTGGCGAATCAAATATTATGCTGTGCTTGATTCTGTTATAGAAAATCTTATTCGTCGTTTTTCTGATCAAAGTTTAGAGCTTGCTCAGTCCGTCGACAATTTTTTTCTGCTTGATTTTAAAGAAAGCAAATTATTCATTAACCATTATAAA GATCTGTTTCAAATTGATACTGATACATTAATGGCGGAAATGACTGTTGCAAAAAATGCTTTTCAAACTGTGTATCAAGATCAGGTATTAGGTGATCCAGAGCAAATGAAAAGTATCATAAATGAAGCTACTTTTCCAAATCTATACAAACTCCTTGGTGTTGCATATACTTTGCCAATAAGTAGTGCAACTTGTGAAAGGTCATTTTCTGCGATGAGGCGAGTCAAAACATGGTTACGGTCTACTATGATACAAGAACGGTTTTCAAATTTATCTATCATTCATATTGAGAGAGAcatatcaaacaatattaacagtgaagacattttaaacgatttttcaaGTGCTAACAATAGAAAAATaccgttaatttattaa
- the LOC132927842 gene encoding uncharacterized protein LOC132927842 translates to MSSSSGGDSRVSKSPAPNKIKPTLSTNRSSDSNYTLVVSKKNARKSNSNLLTPTSPGLQHIMENTPVLNTSPSTFNYMDSAPIDNNLSIDPVTNDGLSIDNANDPTSFLVPEINSTPATASIHSTVISNDIIMLSQCSQQIFPSDYIGPVMILVECIDLNKNLGNWHPIKAAKFFSTYFTGITNIKPAGSKKIKISFDSILNGNLCLNSETLNEHGFTANIPSNLIYSFGIIKLDPDVSEDDFRDGVQSSSPIVSFKRISIRKDGNIVATRIVELKFLSPKLPQHISIYNMIFEVNPSIRSPVQCNRCLRYGHTQKFCRSDPRCGHCGGSKHSITECPTVHATDPLCLFCKLPHVATDRSCQEWSVQKDIKRIMATENLSYKDALDFKKNKYCTSAFKYSDIVNSQLPNSNNLNTDIPLNEENFPILNESHHFFNSKKNKRKPLNMSNNNRVVLPVVSSYSPPNGSYLNNISNQHNPLVNNLNDLSWVHTLSIKLSETLINSPSLSSPFSSSSLQSLIESSLTSLLAIPNVKHLS, encoded by the coding sequence ATGTCGTCGTCTTCGGGCGGCGACTCTCGTGTGAGCAAATCTCCCGCCCCGAACAAAATAAAACCTACGCTGTCTACCAATCGTTCCTCGGATTCCAACTACACTCTCGtcgtatctaaaaaaaatgcacGTAAGTCGAATTCTAATTTACTTACACCCACGTCTCCCGGACTTCAACATATTATGGAAAACACTCCGGTTCTAAATACGTCGCCTTCGACCTTCAATTATATGGACTCCGCACCTATTGACAACAATCTGTCGATAGACCCGGTCACTAATGACGGTTTATCTATTGATAATGCTAATGACCCTACATCGTTTTTAGTACCTGAAATAAACTCTACACCTGCAACCGCTTCTATACACTCCACTGTTATTTCCaatgatataattatgttgTCTCAATGCTCACAACAGATCTTCCCATCCGATTATATTGGCCCCGTCATGATACTAGTTGAAtgcattgatttaaataaaaacttgggGAATTGGCACCCAATAAAGGCAGcaaaatttttttctacttaTTTCACCGGTATAACCAATATCAAGCCCGCTGGctcaaaaaaaatcaaaattagctTTGATTCGATTTTGAACGGAAATCTTTGTTTGAACTCCGAGACTCTAAACGAACATGGTTTTACAGCGAATATCCCATCGAACCTTATCTACTCTTTTGGTATAATAAAACTAGATCCAGACGTCTCCGAGGACGATTTTCGGGATGGAGTTCAATCAAGTTCTCCAATTGTAAGCTTCAAACGCATTTCTATTAGAAAAGATGGCAATATCGTAGCTACACGCATCGTTGAACTTAAATTTTTGTCTCCTAAACTACCTCAACACATTTCGATCtacaatatgatttttgaaGTAAACCCCAGCATCCGTTCTCCGGTACAATGTAATCGTTGTCTACGTTACGGACACACGCAAAAATTCTGTCGCAGTGATCCAAGATGCGGTCACTGTGGTGGCTCCAAACATTCTATCACAGAATGCCCGACCGTCCACGCCACGGACCCCTTATGCCTCTTCTGCAAACTTCCTCATGTTGCCACTGATCGTAGTTGCCAGGAATGGTCTGTTCAAAAGGACATCAAGAGAATCATGGCTACAGAGAATCTCTCTTACAAAGACGCCTtagattttaagaaaaataaatattgtacgtcTGCTTTTAAATACTCTGATATTGTAAATAGCCAGCTTccaaattctaataatttaaatactgatATTCCTCTTAATGAGGAGAACTTTCCTATTTTAAATGAAagtcatcatttttttaattctaaaaaaaacaaaagaaaacctcttaatatgtcaaataataatagagTTGTCCTACCTGTTGTTTCATCTTATTCTCCTCCTAATggcagttatttaaataatatctctaACCAACACAACCCGTTAGTGAATAATCTAAACGATCTTTCTTGGGTACATACATTATCCATAAAATTATCCGAAACTTTAATCAACTCCCCCTCCTTATCCTCTCCTTTCTCCTCCTCTTCCCTTCAATCACTAATTGAGTCTTCTCTAACTTCCTTACTAGCTATACctaatgttaaacatttatcCTAA